Proteins co-encoded in one Sandaracinaceae bacterium genomic window:
- a CDS encoding SMI1/KNR4 family protein has protein sequence MHRGVRQFLKWVGANRATLTLNPPASNAELRALEQTLGGPLPSDLRLILTRFNGGELPVGKMLPVGLEPGTIGAAVRDYAQAVKKDFLDPELLLPFCQTAEGSLLAFDRSAGPVSDTWPIVDYYPDTGEERMIHRTMDGWCQTCVNEWESGDFGAEFTLDVYLRKGERHVNVEPDVATAYASVAHARKRAGMPEESMKAYLAAARCVPPLPWCDWEALKIAVLIDKRAEAYEASSRLAARAPSSAWEQRETTPLWVAQVVAPLARRTGSPSRWVRMLSQLEEAADDDERPDVHAIRMAIETGGPFPPLDPLREEPLVPPQPDLDAWFTAVKRSYHAGVVRDEDLLLEPSMAPLRERYPLGDCLRARRDF, from the coding sequence GTGCATCGTGGTGTTCGCCAGTTTCTGAAGTGGGTTGGTGCCAACCGCGCCACGCTGACGCTGAACCCTCCGGCGTCCAACGCGGAGCTCCGGGCGCTGGAGCAGACCCTGGGCGGCCCGCTCCCGTCGGACCTGCGGCTCATCCTCACGCGCTTCAACGGCGGCGAGCTGCCCGTGGGCAAGATGCTGCCAGTGGGTCTCGAGCCCGGCACCATCGGCGCAGCGGTGCGTGACTACGCGCAGGCCGTGAAGAAAGACTTCCTGGATCCGGAGCTCTTGCTGCCCTTCTGCCAGACCGCCGAGGGCAGCTTGCTGGCCTTCGACCGCAGCGCGGGGCCCGTGTCGGACACCTGGCCCATCGTGGACTACTACCCGGACACCGGCGAAGAGCGGATGATCCACCGCACCATGGACGGCTGGTGCCAGACGTGCGTGAACGAGTGGGAGAGCGGCGACTTCGGCGCGGAATTCACGTTGGACGTCTACCTGCGCAAGGGTGAGCGGCACGTGAACGTGGAGCCGGACGTGGCCACGGCGTATGCGAGCGTGGCCCATGCCCGCAAGCGCGCCGGCATGCCGGAAGAGTCCATGAAGGCGTACTTGGCTGCCGCCCGCTGCGTGCCGCCGCTGCCCTGGTGCGACTGGGAGGCCCTCAAGATCGCGGTGCTCATCGACAAGCGCGCCGAGGCCTACGAAGCGTCGTCGCGGCTGGCCGCGCGCGCACCTTCGTCCGCGTGGGAGCAGCGCGAGACCACGCCGTTGTGGGTGGCCCAAGTGGTGGCGCCGTTGGCGCGTCGCACGGGGTCGCCCTCGCGCTGGGTGCGCATGCTCTCCCAGCTGGAAGAAGCCGCCGACGACGACGAGCGCCCGGACGTGCACGCCATCCGCATGGCCATCGAGACGGGTGGGCCGTTTCCCCCGCTCGACCCGCTCCGCGAGGAGCCGCTGGTGCCGCCGCAGCCAGACCTGGACGCGTGGTTCACCGCCGTGAAGCGCAGCTATCACGCGGGCGTGGTGCGCGACGAAGACCTGCTGCTGGAGCCCAGCATGGCGCCGCTGCGCGAGCGCTATCCGCTTGGCGATTGCTTGCGGGCCCGCCGCGACTTCTAA
- a CDS encoding GGDEF domain-containing protein, with protein sequence MDSDIKTRVTPLEDLKLPVKEGQDCLVIIYSSDARQFGKRYLLTAETVSIGRGSENEVVLENDAVSRKHAVIEKRSRAYYVQDLESTNGTYVNDALVRDYQLRRGDQIKIGDTIMKFLSGSDMEAQYHETIYKMTIVDGLTGVNNKRFFLDAMDREIPRARRHQRPLSLVMMDLDHFKGINDTFGHLAGDFVLKEFAQLVKARLRPDDILARYGGEEFAVILPETDREGAHKIADELRALVAAHRFEFEREPVRVTLSCGVAQLAEGWDVLHFVKAADDRLYFAKNSGRDRVAS encoded by the coding sequence ATGGACTCGGACATCAAGACACGGGTGACTCCGCTCGAGGATCTCAAGCTCCCTGTTAAGGAGGGCCAGGATTGCCTCGTGATCATCTACTCTTCGGATGCTCGGCAGTTCGGCAAGCGCTACCTCCTCACGGCGGAGACGGTCAGCATCGGGCGCGGGAGCGAGAACGAGGTGGTGCTCGAGAACGACGCCGTGTCGCGCAAGCACGCCGTCATCGAGAAGCGCTCGCGGGCCTATTACGTGCAGGACCTCGAGTCCACCAACGGCACGTACGTGAACGACGCCCTGGTGCGGGACTACCAGCTGCGGCGCGGTGACCAGATCAAGATCGGTGACACGATCATGAAGTTCCTCTCTGGCTCCGACATGGAGGCGCAGTACCACGAGACCATCTACAAGATGACCATCGTGGACGGGCTCACCGGGGTGAACAACAAGCGCTTCTTCCTGGACGCCATGGACCGCGAGATCCCGCGCGCGCGCCGCCACCAGCGGCCGCTGTCGCTGGTCATGATGGACTTGGACCACTTCAAAGGCATCAACGACACGTTTGGCCACCTAGCCGGCGACTTCGTGCTCAAGGAGTTCGCCCAGCTGGTGAAGGCCCGCCTGCGGCCGGACGACATCCTGGCGCGCTACGGCGGCGAAGAGTTCGCGGTCATCCTGCCCGAGACCGACCGCGAAGGCGCCCACAAGATCGCCGACGAGCTGCGCGCCCTGGTGGCCGCCCACCGCTTCGAGTTCGAGCGCGAGCCCGTGCGCGTGACACTGAGCTGCGGCGTGGCCCAGCTGGCCGAGGGCTGGGACGTGCTGCACTTCGTGAAGGCCGCCGACGACCGGCTCTACTTCGCCAAGAACTCCGGCCGCGACCGCGTCGCCAGCTGA
- a CDS encoding CPBP family intramembrane metalloprotease, which translates to MGTAVLVYGLLAASGTLWALLAGRSPLWLASEDAWLGAWLPSTLARTVLSLLLGVTVALIAVRGTRVLVQRTAWAKRLHIELRGMVGPLSGAAIAFFAMTSGVVEELFFRGAMQPAFGLLLTSLVFGAVHVGPTRAFLPWTLWAAIMGAVFGLLYALTGSLLGPIAAHVLINYENMHYLVSYDPVTVARERRITPEAPTLVGAPVRTGGRPTPTRER; encoded by the coding sequence ATGGGTACCGCAGTCTTGGTTTACGGACTGCTGGCCGCGTCCGGCACCCTGTGGGCCCTGCTCGCTGGCCGGAGCCCCCTGTGGCTGGCGAGCGAGGACGCCTGGCTGGGCGCCTGGCTCCCGAGCACGCTGGCCCGCACCGTCCTGTCGCTCTTGCTGGGCGTGACCGTGGCCCTGATCGCGGTGCGCGGGACGCGCGTGCTGGTGCAACGCACCGCCTGGGCGAAGCGCCTGCACATCGAGCTGCGCGGCATGGTGGGGCCGCTGTCCGGCGCAGCGATCGCCTTCTTCGCGATGACCTCGGGCGTGGTGGAGGAGCTCTTCTTCCGCGGGGCCATGCAGCCCGCGTTCGGCCTGCTGCTCACCTCGCTGGTGTTCGGCGCCGTGCACGTGGGCCCCACGCGCGCGTTCCTGCCCTGGACGTTGTGGGCCGCCATCATGGGGGCTGTCTTCGGCCTGCTCTATGCGCTGACGGGCTCGCTGCTGGGCCCCATCGCGGCGCACGTCCTCATCAACTACGAGAACATGCACTACCTGGTGTCCTACGACCCGGTCACCGTGGCCCGCGAGCGCCGCATCACGCCCGAGGCGCCCACGCTGGTGGGAGCGCCCGTGCGGACGGGTGGGAGGCCCACCCCCACCCGCGAGCGGTGA
- a CDS encoding response regulator, giving the protein MTSSPSPSNDAPRLLVVDDEKVIREILADFLSMEGFWVRTAEDGAAALVELSRTHYDLVLSDLKMPNMGGLELLESIAKHMPNVVTVIMTGFGTVETAIDAMKRGAYDYILKPFKVEEVVHTIRRGLEKQKLAAENIRLKEALSLYKVSEAIANSLSLDQVLRTVMDAALHEIEADVVTIILDNGEGSFFVRAEERNPRFRRLASTGTFDVEALRERFKDDRPLREQGTSALQFYNGVPEVGDPVSLIVTPLRIRGKLSGMVCCASYTAGKRYDEGLRKLQQIITNRASAAIENAHLYEDLQATFRQTIRGLASAIDKMDRYTAGHSERVAAYAQVLALKLGLPHEQVEIVRQAALMHDIGKIGCVMNLNKPGKLSQEEYEVFKMHPAHGRDILEPISFLHPLIPGVHLHHERWDGLGYPLGLKAQDIPLIARIISVADTYDAMTSDRAYRKALPHEVATSEINRCTGSQFDPDVAQLFLSTVEDYRCDSGNIQIIIREMA; this is encoded by the coding sequence ATGACGTCCAGCCCCTCGCCCAGCAACGATGCGCCGCGCTTGCTCGTGGTGGACGACGAGAAGGTCATCCGCGAGATCCTGGCCGACTTCCTGTCCATGGAGGGGTTTTGGGTGCGCACCGCCGAAGACGGCGCGGCCGCCCTGGTGGAGCTGTCCCGCACCCACTACGACCTGGTGCTCAGCGACCTGAAGATGCCCAACATGGGCGGGCTCGAGCTGTTGGAGTCCATCGCCAAGCACATGCCCAACGTGGTCACCGTGATCATGACGGGCTTCGGCACGGTCGAGACCGCCATCGACGCCATGAAGCGCGGCGCGTACGACTACATCCTCAAGCCGTTCAAGGTGGAGGAGGTGGTCCACACCATCCGCCGCGGGCTCGAGAAGCAGAAGCTGGCCGCTGAGAACATCCGCCTCAAGGAGGCGCTCTCGCTCTACAAGGTGAGCGAGGCCATCGCCAACAGCCTCTCGCTCGATCAGGTGCTGCGCACGGTCATGGACGCCGCGCTGCACGAGATCGAAGCCGACGTGGTGACCATCATCCTCGACAACGGCGAGGGCTCGTTCTTCGTGCGTGCCGAGGAGCGCAACCCGCGCTTCCGCCGCTTGGCGTCCACGGGCACCTTCGACGTGGAGGCCCTGCGCGAGCGCTTCAAGGACGACCGGCCGCTGCGCGAGCAGGGCACCTCGGCGCTGCAGTTCTACAACGGCGTGCCCGAGGTGGGTGACCCGGTGTCGCTCATCGTCACGCCGCTGCGCATCCGCGGGAAGCTCTCCGGCATGGTGTGCTGCGCCAGCTACACGGCCGGCAAGCGCTATGACGAGGGGCTCCGCAAGCTCCAGCAGATCATCACCAACCGCGCGTCGGCGGCCATCGAGAACGCCCACCTCTACGAGGACCTGCAGGCCACCTTCCGGCAGACCATCCGCGGCCTGGCCAGCGCCATCGACAAGATGGACCGCTACACGGCCGGCCATAGCGAGCGCGTGGCGGCCTACGCCCAGGTGCTGGCGCTCAAGCTGGGGCTGCCCCACGAGCAGGTGGAGATCGTCCGCCAGGCCGCGCTCATGCACGACATCGGCAAGATCGGCTGCGTGATGAACCTCAACAAGCCGGGCAAGCTGTCGCAGGAGGAGTACGAGGTCTTCAAGATGCACCCGGCCCACGGGCGGGACATCCTCGAGCCCATCTCGTTCCTGCACCCGCTCATCCCGGGGGTTCACCTGCACCACGAGCGCTGGGACGGCCTCGGTTATCCGCTGGGCCTCAAGGCGCAAGACATCCCGCTCATCGCGCGCATCATCAGCGTGGCCGACACCTACGACGCCATGACCAGCGACCGCGCATACCGCAAGGCGCTCCCGCACGAGGTGGCCACCAGCGAGATCAACCGCTGCACCGGATCGCAGTTCGACCCGGACGTGGCGCAGCTGTTCCTGAGCACGGTCGAGGACTACCGCTGCGACAGCGGCAACATCCAGATCATCATCCGCGAGATGGCGTAG
- a CDS encoding acyl-CoA dehydrogenase family protein, with protein MSERPSSFMRPLFEGVIQDDLLVPFPDIAPGQREALAHLESRVRDVGRSALQSKAIDQDGGISAEVRASLASAGALGVTLPKEHGGAGLALPASVAYYETVGGLDLTVAAALVAHNGLAGRAIARGGTPAQRAEWLPRMARGDAMGAFALAEPLTGSDAAALGTRVLERDGVLVLDGTKHYVTNGRYADVFVVFARREDERPGELSAYIIPNGEGTARGPARGFVGLRGAGLGAISFESVPLGPEAALGPRGEGFRLAMETQDAARVELAAACVGAARGALSQAVERVSSRRAFGRPIKDFGMVQSRIAHMSCALYTASCATKLTAGWMEAPGAADQPDCGIEAAICKVLAAEMYQQVAISALDLAGGMGTLTDYPFERHLRDARAMMVYGGSHDVLRSFIALAGLERTDERVHAQPSSLRERVKGLGVVRELRAQRARRGFARERFGSVHPALAREGVIFEELVARFGSETERIARKHGDALGRRQFVQQRLADVAIDLFGVAAVLAATSQAVLQRGPERNRHQLDLATACVELARVRVGPALDHMDRDADELLKQIAASVCEEAALRSS; from the coding sequence ATGAGCGAGCGCCCTTCGAGCTTCATGCGGCCTCTCTTCGAGGGCGTCATCCAGGACGACTTGCTCGTGCCCTTCCCGGACATCGCGCCGGGGCAGCGCGAGGCGCTGGCGCACCTCGAGAGCCGCGTGCGCGACGTGGGCCGCAGTGCGCTGCAGAGCAAAGCCATCGACCAGGACGGCGGCATCTCCGCCGAGGTGCGGGCCAGCTTGGCCAGCGCCGGCGCGCTTGGCGTGACGCTGCCGAAGGAGCACGGCGGCGCGGGGCTCGCGCTGCCCGCCTCGGTGGCCTACTACGAGACCGTGGGTGGGCTGGACCTCACGGTGGCCGCAGCGCTGGTGGCGCACAACGGGCTGGCGGGCCGCGCCATCGCCCGTGGAGGGACTCCCGCCCAGCGGGCGGAGTGGCTTCCGCGGATGGCGCGCGGTGACGCCATGGGTGCGTTCGCGCTGGCCGAGCCGCTCACGGGCAGCGACGCGGCGGCGCTGGGCACGCGCGTGCTCGAGCGAGACGGCGTGCTGGTGCTGGACGGCACCAAGCACTACGTGACCAACGGCCGCTATGCAGACGTCTTCGTGGTCTTCGCGCGACGCGAGGACGAGCGCCCCGGCGAGCTGAGCGCGTACATCATCCCCAACGGCGAGGGCACCGCGCGCGGTCCAGCGCGTGGCTTCGTGGGCCTGCGCGGCGCGGGCCTCGGCGCCATCTCGTTCGAGTCGGTGCCGCTGGGTCCCGAGGCCGCCCTCGGACCCCGTGGCGAGGGCTTCCGGCTGGCCATGGAGACGCAAGACGCGGCGCGCGTGGAGCTGGCCGCCGCGTGCGTGGGCGCAGCGCGCGGTGCCCTCTCGCAGGCCGTGGAGCGCGTGTCGTCGCGGCGCGCCTTCGGGCGGCCCATCAAAGACTTCGGCATGGTGCAGTCGCGCATCGCGCACATGTCCTGCGCGCTCTACACGGCCAGCTGCGCCACCAAGCTCACCGCGGGCTGGATGGAGGCCCCCGGCGCGGCCGACCAGCCGGACTGCGGCATCGAGGCCGCCATCTGCAAGGTGCTGGCCGCCGAGATGTACCAGCAGGTGGCCATCTCCGCGCTGGACCTGGCGGGCGGCATGGGAACGCTCACGGACTACCCGTTCGAGCGCCACCTGCGCGACGCTCGCGCCATGATGGTCTACGGCGGCAGCCACGACGTGCTGCGCAGCTTCATCGCGCTGGCCGGCCTCGAGCGCACGGACGAGCGCGTGCACGCCCAGCCCTCGTCGCTGCGGGAGCGCGTGAAGGGCCTGGGGGTGGTGCGCGAGCTGCGTGCCCAGCGTGCCCGGCGCGGCTTCGCCCGCGAGCGCTTCGGCAGCGTGCACCCTGCCCTCGCCCGCGAAGGCGTCATCTTCGAAGAGCTGGTGGCGCGCTTCGGCAGCGAGACGGAGCGCATCGCCCGGAAGCACGGCGACGCGCTCGGGCGCCGGCAGTTCGTGCAGCAGCGCCTGGCCGACGTGGCCATCGACCTGTTCGGCGTGGCCGCCGTGCTGGCCGCCACCTCCCAGGCGGTGCTGCAGCGCGGTCCTGAGCGCAACCGCCACCAGCTGGACCTGGCCACGGCCTGTGTGGAGCTGGCGCGCGTGCGGGTGGGTCCGGCCCTGGACCACATGGACCGCGACGCCGACGAGCTGCTCAAGCAGATCGCGGCCAGCGTGTGCGAAGAGGCAGCGCTGCGCTCCTCATGA
- a CDS encoding VanZ family protein: MTRPTHTLRWLLLGLTVLLPIVAVTLPPSTMAWLRSDYAWIGRPLLWLDSNSTAGLDLTHVVLFAGTTWGLACLWPRAPWWRSALCMLALSIVTEIVQHWVPGRTPRLSDVVDDLLGVGAGLVLALPLRRWARRMSPTTAP; this comes from the coding sequence ATGACACGCCCCACCCACACGCTTCGATGGCTACTCCTGGGGCTCACCGTGCTTCTTCCCATCGTGGCGGTCACGCTTCCGCCCAGCACGATGGCCTGGCTCCGCAGTGACTACGCATGGATCGGTCGGCCGTTGCTCTGGCTCGATTCGAACTCGACAGCCGGGCTCGACCTGACCCACGTCGTCCTCTTCGCGGGTACCACGTGGGGCTTGGCGTGTCTCTGGCCACGCGCCCCTTGGTGGCGCTCGGCACTCTGCATGTTGGCGCTGAGCATCGTCACCGAGATCGTGCAGCACTGGGTGCCCGGGCGGACTCCCAGGCTCAGCGATGTCGTCGATGACCTGCTCGGAGTGGGGGCTGGCTTGGTGTTGGCGCTCCCGTTGAGGCGGTGGGCACGGCGAATGTCACCGACCACCGCTCCATAG
- a CDS encoding DUF1905 domain-containing protein: MAAKKKANTAKSAAPQPKGAVRFEATVEATSVGRAILRLPAPASKQLPSRGQVAVDGLVGGHAFQTVVEPDGDFGHWMSLDPELQAAIGLGPGDTASVQVEPSSAWPEPEVPKDLKKALSAAPTEVRELWTTITPMARWEWVRWVNETKVAATRQRRVEVSISKLSDGKRRPCCFNLAACTDPDLAKSGKLAVR; the protein is encoded by the coding sequence ATGGCCGCGAAGAAGAAAGCCAACACCGCGAAGTCCGCCGCCCCGCAGCCCAAGGGCGCGGTTCGTTTCGAAGCCACCGTGGAAGCGACCAGCGTCGGCCGCGCCATCCTCCGGTTGCCAGCCCCGGCCAGCAAGCAGCTCCCCTCGCGCGGACAGGTCGCCGTGGACGGGCTCGTCGGGGGACACGCGTTCCAGACGGTGGTCGAGCCCGATGGCGACTTCGGCCACTGGATGAGCTTGGACCCCGAGCTGCAGGCGGCCATCGGCCTCGGTCCTGGTGACACGGCCAGCGTCCAGGTGGAGCCGTCTTCCGCATGGCCCGAGCCCGAGGTCCCGAAGGACCTGAAGAAGGCGCTGTCCGCTGCTCCCACCGAGGTTCGCGAGCTGTGGACGACCATCACTCCGATGGCCCGCTGGGAGTGGGTGCGCTGGGTCAACGAGACCAAGGTCGCGGCTACGCGGCAGCGGCGCGTGGAGGTCAGCATCTCGAAGCTGAGCGACGGCAAGCGGCGCCCGTGCTGCTTCAACCTGGCGGCCTGCACCGACCCCGACCTCGCGAAGAGCGGAAAGCTCGCCGTGCGCTGA